The following are encoded together in the Streptomyces sp. NBC_00358 genome:
- the ung gene encoding uracil-DNA glycosylase, with protein sequence MTDIAMLPESWRGVLGEELQQPYFKELTEFVEEERAKGPVYPPREEVFAALDATPYERVKVLILGQDPYHGEGQGHGLCFSVRPGVKTPPSLRNIYKEMKEELGTPVPDNGYLMPWAEQGVLLLNAVLTVRSGEANSHKGKGWEKFTDAVIRAVADRPDPAVFVLWGNYAQKKLPLIDEERHVVVKGAHPSPLSAKKFFGSRPFTQIDEAVAAQGHEAIDWRIPDLG encoded by the coding sequence GTGACCGATATCGCCATGCTGCCCGAGTCCTGGCGCGGCGTCCTGGGCGAGGAGCTGCAGCAGCCCTACTTCAAGGAACTCACCGAGTTCGTCGAGGAGGAGCGCGCGAAGGGCCCCGTCTACCCTCCGCGGGAGGAGGTCTTCGCCGCGCTCGACGCCACCCCGTACGAGCGGGTGAAGGTGCTGATCCTCGGTCAGGACCCGTACCACGGCGAGGGCCAGGGACATGGCCTGTGCTTCTCGGTCCGTCCCGGGGTGAAGACCCCGCCTTCCTTGCGGAACATCTACAAGGAGATGAAGGAGGAGCTGGGCACCCCGGTCCCGGACAACGGCTATCTGATGCCGTGGGCCGAACAGGGTGTGCTGCTGCTCAACGCGGTGCTGACCGTCCGCTCCGGCGAGGCGAACTCGCACAAGGGCAAGGGCTGGGAGAAGTTCACCGACGCGGTCATCCGCGCGGTGGCCGACCGCCCCGACCCGGCGGTCTTCGTGCTGTGGGGCAACTACGCGCAGAAGAAGCTCCCGCTGATCGACGAGGAGCGGCACGTGGTGGTGAAGGGGGCGCACCCCTCCCCGCTGTCCGCGAAGAAGTTCTTCGGCTCGCGTCCGTTCACGCAGATCGACGAGGCCGTGGCCGCCCAGGGCCATGAGGCGATCGACTGGCGCATCCCGGACCTGGGCTGA
- a CDS encoding DUF3037 domain-containing protein, whose amino-acid sequence MSERDVFEYALLRVVPRADRGECFNAGVLVYCRAHSFVAVRTHLDEAKLFALDPDADVAGVRAALRAVESVCAGGKVAGQAAGDDAGRRFRWLIAPRSTVVRPGPVHTGLTADPRVETERLLQLLVR is encoded by the coding sequence GTGAGCGAGCGGGACGTCTTCGAGTACGCGCTGCTGCGCGTGGTGCCGCGGGCCGACCGCGGCGAGTGCTTCAACGCGGGTGTGCTGGTGTACTGCCGCGCCCACTCCTTCGTCGCGGTACGCACCCATCTGGACGAGGCCAAGCTGTTCGCGCTCGACCCGGACGCCGACGTGGCGGGCGTACGGGCCGCGCTGCGCGCTGTCGAGAGCGTCTGTGCCGGTGGGAAAGTCGCAGGTCAAGCAGCAGGTGACGACGCCGGACGGCGTTTTCGCTGGCTGATCGCGCCGCGCTCGACCGTGGTCCGGCCGGGCCCGGTGCACACCGGCCTGACCGCCGACCCGCGGGTCGAGACGGAGCGGTTGCTCCAGCTCCTCGTCAGGTAA
- a CDS encoding Gfo/Idh/MocA family protein, producing the protein MKVGCIGLGDIAEKAYLPVLGVQPGIELHLQTRTPSTLDRIADSLHLPRAQRHTDLTDLLAQDLGAAFVHAATVAHPEIVTRLLEAGVPTYVDKPLAYELAASERLVRLAEERNVSLAVGFNRRHAPAYAQCVEHPRELILMQKNRTGLPEEPRAMVLDDFIHVVDTLRFLVPGPVDDVTVRARAEGGLLHHVVLQLAGDGFTALGVMNRLSGSSEEILEVSGQDTKRQVVNLAEVIDHKGQPTVRRRGDWVPVARQRGIEQAVLAFLDAVRAGKVLSARDALATHELCERVVRAVQERSAAV; encoded by the coding sequence GTGAAGGTCGGCTGCATCGGACTCGGCGACATCGCGGAGAAGGCGTATCTGCCGGTGCTCGGCGTGCAGCCCGGGATCGAACTGCATCTGCAGACGCGGACGCCCAGCACACTCGACCGGATCGCCGACAGCCTCCACCTGCCGCGGGCGCAGCGCCACACCGACCTGACGGACCTGCTGGCCCAGGACCTCGGCGCGGCTTTCGTGCACGCTGCCACGGTCGCCCACCCGGAGATCGTCACGCGGCTGCTGGAGGCGGGCGTACCGACGTACGTCGACAAGCCCCTCGCCTACGAGCTCGCCGCGTCGGAGCGGCTGGTACGCCTCGCGGAGGAGCGGAACGTCAGCCTCGCGGTCGGTTTCAACCGGCGTCACGCGCCCGCCTACGCCCAGTGCGTCGAGCATCCGCGCGAGCTCATCCTGATGCAGAAGAACCGCACGGGGCTGCCCGAGGAGCCCCGCGCCATGGTCCTCGACGACTTCATCCACGTCGTCGACACCCTGCGGTTCCTGGTGCCGGGCCCGGTCGACGACGTGACCGTGCGGGCCCGTGCCGAGGGCGGGCTGCTGCACCACGTCGTGCTCCAGCTCGCCGGAGACGGATTCACGGCCCTCGGTGTGATGAACCGGCTGAGCGGTTCGAGCGAGGAGATCCTCGAGGTGTCGGGTCAGGACACCAAGCGCCAGGTGGTCAACCTCGCCGAGGTGATCGACCACAAGGGGCAGCCGACCGTACGACGGCGCGGCGACTGGGTGCCGGTGGCCAGACAGCGCGGGATCGAGCAGGCGGTCCTCGCGTTCCTCGACGCGGTGCGGGCGGGCAAGGTGCTCAGCGCCCGGGACGCGCTGGCGACTCATGAGCTGTGCGAGCGGGTGGTACGAGCGGTTCAGGAGCGGTCCGCCGCAGTCTGA
- the lnt gene encoding apolipoprotein N-acyltransferase → MKRPDRVLGPWLVSPRRRGVVATLAGALPMLAFPAPSWWWFAYVALVPWILLARSAPTGRRAAYDGWLGGFGFMLAVHHWLLPSLNVFLVVIAALLGALWAPWGWLVRRFLAGVPSPGRVGAALLVLPSGWLMVELVRSWQGLGGPWGLLGSSQWQVEPALRLASVGGVWLLSFLVVAVNVAVAVLVSVRESRMPAVAGLVATAAATSAAWVWSPRPEVDGRVRIAVVQPGVVDGSTSGDKRFAREEVLTRQLAGQGADLVVWGESSVGFDLADRPDLARRVTALSREVGADILVNVDAHRSDRPGIYKSSVLVGPQGPTGDRYDKMRLVPFGEYVPARSLLGWATSVGKAAGEDRRRGTEQVVMNVGHGLRVGPMICFETAFPDMSRHLAQDGAEVLVAQSSTSTFQHSWAPEQHASLAALRAAETGRSMVHATLTGVSAVYGPSGRRIGSWLGTDASSAVVYEVPLARGVTPYVRFGDWPVHGALLVMAALCVTEGARAFRLRRTAPEPLVPPARTAHESPARPGR, encoded by the coding sequence ATGAAGAGGCCCGACCGTGTACTCGGCCCATGGCTGGTCTCCCCTCGACGGCGCGGTGTCGTCGCCACGCTGGCGGGAGCGCTGCCCATGCTCGCCTTCCCCGCCCCTTCCTGGTGGTGGTTCGCGTACGTGGCGCTGGTGCCCTGGATCCTGCTGGCCCGCTCGGCCCCCACGGGCAGGCGTGCCGCGTACGACGGCTGGCTCGGCGGGTTCGGTTTCATGCTGGCCGTCCACCACTGGCTGCTGCCGAGTCTGAATGTCTTCCTGGTGGTCATAGCGGCGCTGCTCGGCGCGCTGTGGGCCCCCTGGGGCTGGCTCGTCCGGCGGTTCCTGGCCGGAGTGCCCTCACCGGGCCGGGTCGGTGCCGCCCTCCTCGTCCTGCCGTCGGGGTGGCTGATGGTGGAACTCGTCCGGTCCTGGCAGGGACTGGGCGGTCCCTGGGGTCTGCTCGGATCCAGTCAGTGGCAGGTGGAGCCCGCGCTGCGGCTGGCCTCGGTCGGCGGGGTGTGGCTGCTCAGCTTCCTGGTGGTGGCGGTCAACGTCGCGGTCGCCGTGCTGGTCTCGGTGCGCGAGTCCCGTATGCCCGCCGTGGCCGGACTGGTCGCGACCGCCGCCGCGACCTCGGCGGCCTGGGTGTGGTCGCCGCGTCCGGAGGTCGACGGCCGGGTGCGGATCGCGGTCGTACAGCCCGGTGTCGTGGACGGCAGCACGAGCGGTGACAAGCGCTTCGCGCGCGAGGAGGTACTGACCAGGCAACTCGCCGGGCAGGGCGCCGACCTGGTGGTCTGGGGCGAGAGCAGCGTCGGCTTCGACCTGGCCGACCGGCCCGATCTGGCGCGCCGCGTCACGGCGCTGTCCCGCGAGGTCGGCGCCGACATCCTGGTGAACGTGGACGCGCACCGCTCCGACCGGCCCGGCATCTACAAGAGCTCGGTCCTGGTGGGGCCACAGGGCCCTACCGGCGACCGCTACGACAAGATGCGGCTGGTCCCGTTCGGCGAGTACGTGCCCGCGCGTTCCCTGCTCGGCTGGGCCACCTCCGTCGGCAAGGCGGCGGGCGAGGACCGCAGGCGGGGCACCGAGCAGGTGGTGATGAACGTCGGACACGGGCTGCGCGTCGGCCCGATGATCTGCTTCGAGACGGCTTTCCCCGACATGAGCCGCCATCTCGCCCAGGACGGCGCCGAGGTGCTGGTGGCCCAGTCCTCGACGTCGACGTTCCAGCACAGTTGGGCGCCCGAGCAGCATGCCTCGCTCGCCGCGCTGCGCGCCGCCGAGACCGGCCGCTCCATGGTGCACGCGACACTGACGGGCGTCTCCGCGGTCTACGGCCCGAGCGGTCGGCGCATCGGCTCCTGGCTCGGCACGGACGCGAGCAGCGCGGTGGTCTACGAGGTTCCACTGGCCCGGGGTGTCACCCCGTACGTCCGGTTCGGCGACTGGCCGGTGCACGGCGCCCTGCTGGTGATGGCGGCGCTGTGCGTGACGGAGGGAGCGCGCGCGTTCAGACTGCGGCGGACCGCTCCTGAACCGCTCGTACCACCCGCTCGCACAGCTCATGAGTCGCCAGCGCGTCCCGGGCGCTGA
- a CDS encoding ABC transporter substrate-binding protein gives MFNRNRCLRQLAAITSITLVAGCGLLSSGSSDDKGPIVVGTTSAPSTLDPAASWDGSWELFRNIYQTLLSYPNGSVTPRPDAAEKCAFTDGTNRTYRCELRPGLRFSNGDALDASAVKHSVDRIRTIGVRGGPAGLLGSLDRVQVLGRRVVVFRLDKPDATFPFVLATPAMSIVDPADYPADALREDDKAVGSGPYSLASYTDGKQAELVRNDRYEGFAQRRNDAVTIRYFQDSAQLAGALKSKKIDVTYRGLAASDIVALRGQGARKGIQLIDGTGTEISYLVFNPKDPWAGKPAVRRAIAQIVDRPAIAHKVYWGTVDPLYSMVPAGLSGHTTGYFDAYGSPSAAKARKILRDAGIGERVPLTLWYTTDRYGSETAPEFRELKRQLEDSGLFTVTLRSRPWKTYEAGYRAGDYPVFGRGWFPDFPDAENFIAPFVGERNALGTPYPAPRITDHLLPESRGVSDRAAVAQQFEEAQRILVDDARLLPLWQGRQYVAASEEISGAERALDPSTIMTMWELARKTSW, from the coding sequence GTGTTCAACCGGAACCGATGCCTACGACAGTTGGCGGCGATCACGTCCATAACCCTGGTGGCGGGGTGCGGCCTGCTCTCCTCGGGATCGTCCGACGACAAGGGACCGATCGTGGTGGGCACCACCAGCGCCCCGAGCACGCTCGACCCGGCCGCCTCCTGGGACGGTTCGTGGGAGCTGTTCCGCAACATCTACCAGACGCTGCTGAGCTATCCGAACGGCTCGGTCACCCCGCGGCCCGACGCCGCGGAGAAGTGCGCGTTCACGGATGGAACCAACCGCACCTACCGCTGCGAACTGCGTCCGGGCCTGAGGTTCTCCAACGGCGACGCCCTCGACGCGTCGGCCGTCAAGCACTCCGTCGACCGGATCAGAACGATCGGCGTACGCGGCGGTCCCGCCGGTCTGCTCGGCAGTCTCGACCGCGTCCAGGTGCTGGGCAGGCGTGTGGTCGTCTTCCGGCTCGACAAGCCGGACGCCACCTTCCCGTTCGTCCTCGCCACGCCCGCGATGTCGATCGTCGACCCCGCGGACTATCCCGCCGACGCCCTGCGCGAGGACGACAAGGCCGTCGGCTCCGGGCCGTACAGCCTGGCCTCCTACACGGACGGCAAGCAGGCCGAACTCGTCAGGAACGACCGCTACGAGGGCTTCGCCCAGCGCAGGAACGACGCCGTCACGATCCGCTACTTCCAGGACTCGGCCCAACTGGCCGGAGCCCTGAAGAGCAAGAAGATCGACGTCACCTACCGCGGCCTCGCCGCCTCGGACATCGTCGCCCTGCGGGGCCAGGGCGCCCGAAAGGGCATCCAGCTCATCGACGGCACGGGCACCGAGATCAGCTACCTGGTCTTCAACCCGAAGGACCCGTGGGCGGGGAAACCCGCCGTCCGCAGGGCGATCGCCCAGATCGTCGACCGGCCGGCCATCGCGCACAAGGTGTACTGGGGCACGGTCGACCCGCTCTACTCGATGGTCCCGGCCGGCCTGAGCGGCCACACCACCGGCTACTTCGACGCGTACGGAAGCCCCAGCGCGGCCAAGGCACGCAAGATCCTGCGGGACGCGGGCATCGGCGAACGTGTCCCGCTCACCCTCTGGTACACGACCGACCGCTACGGATCCGAGACCGCCCCGGAGTTCCGCGAACTCAAGCGCCAGCTCGAAGACTCCGGCCTGTTCACCGTCACGCTCAGGAGCCGCCCCTGGAAGACCTACGAAGCGGGCTACCGTGCGGGCGACTACCCGGTGTTCGGCCGCGGCTGGTTCCCCGACTTCCCCGACGCCGAGAACTTCATCGCCCCCTTCGTCGGCGAGCGGAACGCACTCGGTACGCCCTATCCGGCCCCGCGCATCACCGACCATCTGCTGCCCGAGTCGCGCGGCGTGAGTGATCGCGCGGCGGTGGCCCAGCAGTTCGAGGAGGCCCAGCGCATCCTCGTCGACGACGCCCGGCTGCTGCCACTGTGGCAGGGCAGGCAGTACGTGGCCGCGAGCGAGGAGATCTCGGGCGCCGAGCGGGCACTGGACCCGTCGACGATCATGACGATGTGGGAACTGGCCCGCAAGACGAGCTGGTGA
- the fabG gene encoding 3-oxoacyl-ACP reductase FabG, protein MSTTEQRVAVVTGAARGIGAATAVRLAAEGRAVAVIDLDEAACKDTVEKITAAGGKALAVGCDVSDEAQVEAAVARIAEELGAPTILVNNAGVLRDNLLFKMSASDWDTVMNVHLRGAFLMAKACQKHMVDAKFGRIVNLSSSSALGNRGQANYSTAKAGLQGLTKTLAIELGKFGVTANAVAPGFIVTDMTAATAARVGMDFDDFQAAAATQIPVQRVGNPDDIANSIAFFTGEAAGFVSGQVLYVAGGPLN, encoded by the coding sequence ATGTCCACCACTGAGCAGCGCGTTGCCGTAGTCACCGGTGCCGCGCGCGGCATCGGCGCCGCGACCGCCGTACGACTGGCCGCGGAAGGCCGCGCCGTCGCGGTGATCGACCTCGACGAGGCCGCGTGCAAGGACACCGTGGAGAAGATCACCGCGGCCGGCGGCAAGGCCCTCGCGGTCGGCTGCGACGTCTCCGACGAGGCCCAGGTGGAGGCCGCCGTCGCGCGGATCGCCGAGGAGCTCGGCGCGCCGACCATCCTGGTGAACAACGCGGGCGTCCTGCGCGACAACCTGCTGTTCAAGATGAGCGCGTCCGACTGGGACACCGTCATGAACGTGCACCTGCGCGGGGCCTTCCTGATGGCGAAGGCCTGCCAGAAGCACATGGTCGACGCCAAGTTCGGCCGGATCGTCAACCTGTCCTCGTCCTCGGCGCTGGGCAACCGCGGCCAGGCCAACTACTCCACCGCCAAGGCCGGTCTCCAGGGCCTCACCAAGACCCTGGCCATCGAGCTCGGCAAGTTCGGTGTGACCGCCAACGCCGTCGCGCCCGGCTTCATCGTCACCGACATGACCGCCGCCACCGCCGCCCGCGTCGGCATGGACTTCGACGACTTCCAGGCCGCGGCCGCCACCCAGATCCCCGTGCAGCGCGTCGGCAACCCCGACGACATCGCCAACAGCATCGCCTTCTTCACCGGCGAGGCCGCCGGATTCGTCTCCGGCCAGGTGCTGTACGTGGCCGGCGGACCGCTCAACTAG
- a CDS encoding SDR family oxidoreductase, with protein MTTLPELSGKVALITGASRGIGYGVAEALVARGDRVCITGRNEDALKEAVETLGADRVIGVAGKAHDEAHQAVAVQRTMEAFGRVDFLVNNAGTNPVFGPMADMDLNVARKVFETNVVSALGFAQQTWKAWQSENGGAIVNIASVAGLAPSPFIGAYGISKAAMINLTVQLAHEFAPKVRVNAIAPAVVKTKFAAALYEGREAEAAAAYPLGRLGVPSDIGGAAAFLTSQQSDWVTGQTLVVDGGIFLNAGVE; from the coding sequence ATGACCACGCTCCCCGAACTCTCGGGCAAGGTCGCGCTCATCACGGGTGCGAGCCGCGGTATCGGCTACGGCGTCGCGGAGGCACTGGTCGCCCGCGGCGACCGGGTCTGCATCACGGGCCGCAACGAGGACGCCCTCAAGGAGGCCGTCGAGACGCTCGGCGCCGACCGCGTCATCGGTGTGGCCGGCAAGGCCCACGACGAGGCCCACCAGGCCGTCGCCGTGCAGCGCACCATGGAGGCCTTCGGCCGTGTCGACTTCCTGGTCAACAACGCCGGTACGAACCCGGTGTTCGGGCCGATGGCCGACATGGACCTCAACGTGGCGCGCAAGGTCTTCGAGACCAACGTCGTCTCCGCGCTCGGTTTCGCCCAGCAGACCTGGAAGGCATGGCAGAGCGAGAACGGCGGCGCGATCGTCAACATCGCCTCCGTGGCCGGTCTCGCGCCCTCGCCGTTCATCGGCGCGTACGGCATCAGCAAGGCCGCGATGATCAACCTGACGGTGCAGCTCGCGCACGAGTTCGCGCCCAAGGTGCGCGTCAACGCCATCGCACCCGCGGTGGTGAAGACGAAGTTTGCGGCCGCACTGTACGAGGGCCGTGAGGCGGAGGCCGCCGCGGCCTACCCGCTCGGCCGGCTCGGCGTGCCCTCCGACATCGGCGGAGCCGCCGCGTTCCTCACCTCGCAGCAGTCGGACTGGGTCACCGGCCAGACGCTCGTGGTGGACGGCGGGATCTTCCTCAACGCCGGAGTCGAGTGA
- a CDS encoding HipA family kinase yields MLKEVNATRYITPLREGGSLPGLVEADDLGTYVMKFTGAGQGRKTLVAEVVCGELARRLGLRVPGLVTIGLDPVLGLAEPDQEVQELLKSSGGQNLGMDFLSRAIGFDPLAFEVSAEEAGRIVWFDALVNNVDRSWRNPNLLMWHGDLWLIDHGATMIWHHHWPGAEASAAKPYDISDHALTPFGPDIASAAAELAPLVTEELLAEVTAEIPDAWLADEPGFDSVDALRRAYVRPLLARAGVIHERIKGGDGIEGDK; encoded by the coding sequence ATGCTCAAGGAAGTGAACGCCACCCGCTACATCACGCCCTTGCGTGAGGGCGGTTCGCTGCCGGGACTCGTCGAGGCCGACGACCTCGGGACGTACGTCATGAAGTTCACCGGCGCGGGACAGGGGCGCAAGACACTCGTCGCGGAGGTCGTCTGCGGTGAACTCGCCCGCCGGCTCGGCCTGCGGGTGCCCGGCCTGGTGACCATCGGCCTCGACCCGGTCCTCGGACTCGCCGAACCGGACCAGGAGGTCCAGGAACTGCTGAAGTCGAGCGGCGGCCAGAACCTCGGGATGGACTTCCTCTCCCGTGCCATCGGCTTCGACCCCCTCGCCTTCGAGGTGAGCGCCGAGGAGGCCGGCCGGATCGTCTGGTTCGACGCCCTGGTCAACAACGTCGACCGTTCCTGGCGCAACCCCAACCTGCTGATGTGGCACGGCGACCTGTGGCTCATCGACCACGGCGCCACGATGATCTGGCACCACCACTGGCCAGGAGCGGAGGCCTCCGCCGCCAAGCCGTACGACATCTCCGACCACGCGCTCACCCCGTTCGGCCCGGACATCGCCTCGGCCGCCGCCGAGCTGGCCCCGCTGGTCACCGAGGAACTGCTCGCCGAGGTCACCGCCGAGATCCCCGACGCCTGGCTGGCGGACGAACCGGGCTTCGACTCGGTGGACGCGCTGCGGCGCGCCTATGTCCGGCCGCTCCTGGCGCGCGCCGGCGTCATCCATGAGCGGATCAAGGGCGGCGACGGCATCGAGGGGGACAAGTGA